In Actinomadura luteofluorescens, the sequence TCGAAGCCCTTGGCCCGCGTCCACTGCCCGTCCTTCGCCTGGAGGTCGCGGGCGGTGACGTCGTTGGCGCAGGTGTAGCCGAGGATGACCTCGGCGGCGCGGGACGCCGGGACCTCGCGGCACATCCGGCCGATGACGACGGCGAGCTCGCCCTCGTAATCGACGCGCTCGGACAGCTTCTGCGGGTAGGCGATCGCCTCCTCGGGGCCGATGACGGCGGTGGACGGCTTGGAGAACAGCACCGGCTCCGCGGGCGGCTCGTCCCCGCCCATCTCGCGGACGTGGTCGGCGTAGTTCTTCCCGATCGCGATGATCTTGCTGGGCAGGATCGGGGCGAGCAGCCGGACGTCGGCGAGCGGGAGGCGCTGCCCGGTGAAGGTCAGCTCACCGAAGGGGTGGGCCGCGATGACGGCGACGGTGTTCTCCTCCACCACACCGAAGGACATGCCGTCGTCGGTGGAGAATCTGGCGATACGCATGGTCAAGAGCCTAGTACGCCGTCCAGAAGCCGCGGCCCGCCCGCCGGTCGCGGGCCCGCCCGCTCAGAAGCCGCAGGCCCTGCCGTTCAGCTCGCAGGACTTCGGGGTGGCCGCCGTTCCGGCCGCGCCGAACTGGACGTCCCACGTCGCGCCGGGCTGGATCGGGGGCACGCCGTCCAGGTTCCTGATCTCGACGGTGGAGCCGCCGTGCACGAGCCGGGCGCCCCAGATGTTCTTCACGTCCGCGCCAGGCGACTTGAACGTCAGCTTCCACGCCTTCAGGGGTTTCCTGGTGCGGTTCGTGATGACCATCTTGCCCTCGAAGTACCCGCTGTCCTGCTGGACGAGCTGGTAGGTGATGCCCTTGCCCTGGACGAGCGGCCCGATGGGGGCGGTGGTCACCGGGGGCGGCGCGGCGGGCTGCCCGCCCGGCTGCTGGCCGCCCGGCTGGTTCGTGGGGGCACCGGACTGCGGGGGCGTCGCGGGCGCGCCGCCGCCGGGCGAGGGCGTGCCGGGGGACGCCGGTCCCGTGCCGCCCGGCGTCGCCGGAGTGCTCGCCGCCGGGGACTTCTGGTCGGCGGCCTTGCCCTTCGTCTCGGAGCCGCTGCCGAGCATCAGCACCACGACGCCGATCAGGACGAGCACCACCACCAGGGCGATCAGCAGGAGGAGGACCATCGGCCGCCGCGAGCGGGACGGCGGCTGCCCGCCACCAGGGCCGCCGGGCAGCCCTCCGGACGGCGAGGCCATCGCGGGCGGCGGCATCGGCGGGGCGGACGCCCCGTGGTGCGGGGGCATCGTGCTCTGGGCGGGAGGCTGCGCCCCGGGCGTTCCGTAGGCGAACGCCGGGCCGCTCTCCGACTGGTTCACCGTCTCGTCGCCGGAGGCGAACTGCTCCGTCCACGGCGCCTCGGCGGGCATCGGGGCGGCCGCCGCCTGGGCGGCGACCTGCGCGGGCGGCGCCTGCTCCGAAGGCTGCATCTGCTCCGGGACGAGGTTCGGCCCCGGGACGGGTTCCCGGTACGGAGCGGGAGGCGGGGCGTACACCACCGCCGGGTTCGCGGCCTGCTCGAAGGCGGCCGGCTGCGCCGGCGGCGGGACGGCCGGAGCGGCCTGAGGCGGGACGGCCGGGGTGGGCTTGGAGGGCTTGGAGGGCTGCTCCATGGGGATGTCGGCGAAGGTGACCGGCGGCTGGAACGCGGTCACGTCCAGCTCGTCCACGGTGTCCGCGGGCGGCTGCTTCTGGAAGGCGACGGCCGGGCCGTCCCGGAGCGTGGTGTCGAAGTCGTCCTCCGGCTCGTCGCCCGGACCGTCCTGGTACGTCGACTCCAGATCGTCCTCGGGGTCGTCGGCGGGAAGGTCCTGGATCGCCACGCCGTCCATTTGGGGGACGTCATGGGTCGTGACGTCGCCGTCGAAGAGGTCGTCCACCAGATCGTCGGCGGCCGGTACGGCCGCGGTCCCCGGCCGGGCCGGTTCTCCGGGCGCGGCGGACTTCCTGGTGACGCCGAACTCTGCGGTCGTCTTGTGGTCCGGGGGCACGTACCCGGAGTCCTCGCCGCTCAACTCGTCCACCTTCCACTGACGCCGATCTCATGGAGTCCGACGACCGGCGCGACGGATCGGTTCGCCACCCGCCCCGCGAAGGTGTCAGCCGGCGGGGGCAGGTTCGAGTCCGCGGCGCGCGGCCTGCCGCATCTGCCGGTTGAGCGTAGCGGTGATCAGCTCGATCGCGTCGGGAGTGGTGGCGTCCTGCGCGCCGCTGAGCCAACGGGTCGCCTCCGCCAGCAGCTCGTCGGCGGCGTGGTCGGCCCCGGCGTCGGCCATCCGTCCGAGAACGGCGCCGAGCCGCAGCGCGGCGTCGGCGCTCCCGGACTCGGCCGCCCGCCGGTACCAGTGGGCCGCCTGCTCCAGGCGGCCCTCGCGCTCGTACGTCTCGCCGAGACCGAACGCCACGTCGGCCCAGGTGCCGTCCGTGGGACGCCCAAGATCCTCGGGGCTCCAGGGTCGGATGGGCATACGATCACTCCGGCAGGTCGGTCACGGGACGTCGGTTCACAGGGGCAGGGATTCTACGGGGACACGGCGCGCGGGAACCTCGCACGTGCCGTGCACCTTCCTATAGTGGATCCTTCAACTGAAATCCGCTACCGGTTTCGTCGCTTTGACGAACTTTCTACGTAACCGCGCCAATACTCACGGAAAGATGCTCGTTCGGTCGAACGGGCGAGACCACTCCCCGTGTGTCCGCGGATACGGGCGCGACACGTCCCACGGCAGGGTTAACGCACCAGATCCTTGTAATCCGGGTGCCTTAGGATCCACTTCTTGATGAACGGGCACAGCGGGACGACCGACAGGCCCTGGGAGCGGACGTCGTCCAGGGCGCCGCGGGCCAGCGCGCTTCCCACGCCCTTGCCCTCGAAGGCGGAGTCGACCTCGGTGTGGGTGAAGACGACGGCGCCCTCGCCCCGCTCGTACTCGGCGAATCCGGCGAGGTCGCCGTCCAGCCTGATCTCGTAGCGGCCCTGCTCGGCGTTGTCGGTGATCTCAGTGCTCATGCCCTGATAATGCCCGCGCCCGCGAGGAGATTCCCGTCAGCCCGCCTCGTAGCCGGCGCGGAGCAGGCAGTAGGTGACGGCCTCCTCCAGGGCCTGCCAGGACGCGGCGATGACGTTGTCCTCGACGCCGACCGTCCCCCACTCACGCTCACCGTCGCCGGACTCGACGAGGACCCGGGTCCGCGCGTCGGTGCCGTGCGCGCCCTCCAGGATGCGGACCTTGTAGTCGACCAGCTCCAGCCGCGCCAGTTCCGGGTAGAGGCGGCCGAGCGCGATCCGCAGCGCGTTGTCGAGGGCGTTGACGGGGCCGTTGCCCTCGCCGGTCGCGATGATCCGCTCGCCCTTGGCGTGCAGCTTGACGGTGGCCTCGCTGATCATCGACCCGTCCGGGCGGCGCTCCACGATCGACCGCCACGACTCGACCTCGAAGTGCCGCTGCCGGACGCCGGTCAGCTCCTCGCGCAGCAGCAGCTCGAACGAGGCGTCCGCGGCCTCGAAGGTGTAGCCGGTGGACTCCAGCTCCTTCACCCTGTCCACGACGGCCTTGGCCTTCTCGCCGGACAGGTCGTAGCCGAGCTCGCGGCCCTTCAGCTCGACCGACGCGCGCCCGGCCATGCTGGACACCAGCATCCGCATGTCGTTGCCGACGGCGGCCGGGTCGATGTGCTGGTAGAGGTCGGGGTCGATCTTCACCGCGGACGCGTGCAGCCCGGCCTTGTGCGCGAACGCGGACACGCCCACGTACGGCTGCTGCGAACTCGGCGCGACGTTGGTGACCTCGGAGACGGCGTGCGCGATCCGCGTCATCTCGGCGAGCTGGGCGTCCGAGACGAGGCTCATGCCCCGCTTGAGCTGGAGGTTCCCGACGACGGTGAACAGGTTGGCGTTGCCGCTGCGCTCCCCGTACCCGTTCGCGCAGCCCTGGACGTGCGTCGCGCCCGCCCGGACGGCGGCGAGCGTGTTGGCGACCGCGCAGCCGGAGTCGTCGTGGCAGTGGATGCCGACGCGGACGCCGTGGCCGACGACCTCGTGCACGACCTCGGCGAGCTCGTCCGGCAGCATGCCGCCGTTGGTGTCGCAGAGCGCGACGACGTCGGCGCCGGCCTCGGCGGCGGTGCGGACGGCCTCCAGCGCGTAGGCGCGGTTGGCCTTGTGGCCGTCGAAGAAGTGCTCGGCGTCCAGGAAGACCCGTTGGCCCTCCGCACGCAGGTGGGAGACCGTGTCGCGGATCATCGCGAGGTTCTCCTCCAGGGTGGTGCGGAGGGCCAGCTCGACGTGCCTGTCGTGACTCTTGGCGACCAGGGTCACGACGGACGCGCCCGAGTCGCGCAGGGCGGCGACCTGGGGGTCGTCGGCCGCCTTCACCCCGGCCCGGCGGGTCGCGCCGAACGCGGTGAGCTGCGCGTGCCTCAGGTCGAGCTCTGTTCGAGCCCGCCTGAAGAACTCGGTGTCCTTGGGGTTGGCGCCCGGCCAGCCGCCCTCGATGAAGCCGACGCCCAGGTCGTCCAGATGTCGCGCGACCGCGAGCTTGTCGGGCACGGAGAGGTTGAGCCCCTCCTGCTGCGAGCCGTCGCGCAGGGTGGTGTCGTAGACGTGGAACGCGTCGCCTTGCATGTGAGAACCCCCAGGGGGATCAGCGCCAGGGCACAAAAAAGACCCCTCACGGACGTGAGAGGTCTGCGCGCCGGCGGTGTCCCGTTAGCTGCCGGCGCGCCAGCCGATAATCACGAGGCTGTGGCGCATGATGCGCTCATCATGCCACATGGTCCATGGATTTGGGACATCCGTCTCACATACTGGGACGTCGATCGTCCGTGCCGGCGGCGCCCCGGCCAGCACGGAGTCATATCTCGCTTTTCTCCACTTGGAGTTCATTGCGCGACAAAAAACGATTGCCGAGCAAAGGATGGCGAGAATGCATTCCTTACCTCGAAATGCACTTGCGCTGTCACGGTAAAACGATTAATGATCGCACTGTCCGCCGGAGGAAGGGGATCCGATGAGCGGCGAACCGGTCCGCGGGACGGTGGCGTCCTGGGACGACGAGGCCGGCTGGGGGGTGCTGGTCTCACCCGACGTGCCCGGCGAGGTCTGGGCACACTTCTCGGTCGTGCGCGCCGAACCGGGCGCCTTCGCCTCCCTCGATCCGGGCGAAGGCGTGCTCTTCACCTGGGAGGAGGCCGAACAGGACGGCTACGCCTACCGCGCGCTGGACGTGCGGTCGGCCGGCCGCGGCTGAGCACCGGGGCGGCGGACTGATCGCGTCCGTCCACCCGCCGTGGGGGACGGCGAACCTTTTCGAGGGGAATTCCTGGAATGCGTATGCACACATTCGGCCGGACCGCGGCCGCTTCCGGAACGGCGCTGGTGATGGCGCTCGGCTCCGTGTCCGCCGCGTCCGCGGCCGAGCGCCCGGAACGCGCCGCGCCCATCCACCACTACGTGTTCACGAAACGGCACCAGTCGTTCGCCTACCACGACTCGGTCGGCTCGTTCCACGCGCAGGTGAGGCTGACCGGGCCGCACTCCAGGCGCTACCCGATGCCGTGGGTCTTCCGCATCACCAGCGCGAAGCTGCGGTCGATCGCCCGCGGCAACGCCGTCTGCACGGCGACCGGGCTGAACGGCCGGTACCACGACCGGCACGTCGTCCCCGTCGGCTACTACTGGCACTCCACGGTCGCCCCGCACCGGGCCCGGAAGGTGTACACGCTCTCGGGCACCTGCACCTTCGCGGTGCAGGTCGGCGGGCGGCCCGGCCGCGCCTTCGTCGGCTTCTCGTTCCACTACGCCGTCAACCCGTCCTCGCGGGGCGCCGCCCCGGCGAGCACGGGTCCGGCCGTCACGACGTCGGTGCACATCCGCCACTGACCGGCCCGGCGGCGCGCGCGCCCGTCGCGAGCGCGCGCCGCCGGCGCACCGATCAGACGATCTTGTGGACCCACCCGTAGGGGTCGGGACGGGTGCCGTACTGGATGCCGACCAGCTCCTGGCGCAGCCGCATCGAGATCTCGCCGGGCTCGCCGTCGCCGATCGTCCACTCGCGGTCCCGGCCCTTGACCCGGCCGACCGGGCTGATGATCGCGGCGGTGCCGCAGCCGAACACCTCGGTGATCTCCCCGGAGGCGCAGCCCGCCTCCCACTCGTCGATGCTGATCTTGCCTTCCTCGGTGGGGACGCCGAGGTCGGGCGCCAGCTTGAGCATCGAGTCGCGGGTGACGCCGGCGAGCAGGGTGCCGGTGAGCGCGGGGGTGAGCAGCCGGGCCCGCGCGCCGGAGCCGTAGACGAACATGAGGTTCATCGAGCCGACCTCCTCGACCCAGCGGTGCTCCACCGCGTCGAGCCAGACGACCTGGTCGCAGCCCTGCGCGACGGCCTCGGCCTGGCCGGCGAAGGACGCGGCGTAGTTGCCGCCGAACTTGGCCTCCCCGGTGCCGCCGGGCGCCGCGCGGGTGTAGTCCTGCGACAGCCACACCGAGACGGGCTTGATGCCGCGCGGGTAGTAGAGGCCGGACGGGGACGCGATGACCATGAAGAGGAACTCGTGGGCCGGGCTGTTGACGCCGAGCGCGCGGGTGGTGGCGATCATGAAGGGCCGCAGGTAGAGGCTGTGCCCCTCGGTGTCGGGCACCCAGTCCTTGTCGGTGCGGACGAGCAGCTCGACGGCGTCGACGAACAGCTGCTCGGGGATCTCCGGCATCGCCATCCGCCGGGCGGACCGGTTCATCCGCGCCGCGTTCATGTACGGCCGGAAGGTGACGATCGAGCCGTCCGGCTGCCGGTAGGCCTTGAGGCCCTCGAAGAGCTCCTGGGCGTAGTGGAACACCTGCGAGGCCGGGTCCATCGGGATCGGCCCGTAGGGCTCCAGCTTCGCGTCGTACCAGCCGCGCTCGGCCGAGTACCGGACCGTGACCATGTGGTCGGTGAAGTACCGGCCGAACCCGGGCTCGGCCAGGATGCGCGCGCGTTCGTCGGCCCCCGTGGGCCGCTCGGTGCGCGTGATCTCGAATTCCAGGGTGTCGCTCATCGCGGTCTCGTCCTCTCGCGGATCGCCCAGGCGGCCCCATCGCCGCATCGGCTTCCTAGTCCCCATTGTCCTACTTCGTCTAGACCTGCTCCTCCACGCGCGCGCATACGGAAAACCGGGCGCGCCGCGAGGGCACGCCCGGTCTGGCCGGAGGCGGCGTGCCCCTAGCCGGATACTCGCTTGGCGATCGCGTCGCCGATCTGGGACGTCGACCGGGCGCCCAGCGCGGCGCGCTCGGCCAGGTCGTCCGAGACGGCCTGCTCGACGCGGCGGGCGGCGGCGCCCTCGCCGACGTGGTCGAGCAGCATCGCGACCGACAGGATCGTGGCGGTCGGGTCGGCCTTGCCCTGCCCGGCGATGTCGGGGGCGCTGCCGTGGACCGGCTCGAACATCGACGGCGCGGTGCGGTCGGGGTTGACGTTCCCGGACGCGGCGAGCCCGATGCCTCCGGCGATCGCGGCGCCGATGTCGGTGATGATGTCGCCGAACAGGTTGTCGGTGACGATGACGTCGTACCGCCGCGGCTGGCTCACGAAGAACATCGTGGCCGCGTCGACATGGCAGTAGTCGGTCGTGACCTGCGGGTACTCCCCGGCGACCCGCTTCAGGGTCCGCTGGTAGAGGTCACCGGCGAAGGTGAGCACGTTGTCCTTGTGGACGAGCGTCAGCTTCTTGCGCGGCCGGGACGCCGCGACCTCGAACGCGTACCGGATGACGCGCTCGACGCCGAAGGCGGTGTTGACGCTCTCCTGCGTCGCGACCTCGTGGGGGGTGCCCTTGCGAAGGACGCCGCCGACGCCGGTGTAGGGGCCCTCGGTGCCCTCGCGGACCACGACCATGTCGATGTCGTCGGGGGTCACACCGGCCAGCGGGGTGCTGACGCCCGGGAACAGCTTCACCGGGCGCAGGTTGACGTAGTGGTCCAGCTCGAACCGGGTCCGCAGCAGCAGCCCGCGCTCCAGCGTGCCGCTCGGCACGCTCGGGTCGCCGACGGCGCCGAGCAGGATGACCTCCTGCTCGCGCAGCTCGCCCAGGACCGAGTCGGGCAGCGTCTCCCCCGTCCGGTGCCACCGGGCGGCGCCCAGGTCGTAGGAGGTCTGCTCGAACGTGAGGTCGCCGGACACGGCGTCGAGGACCTTCAGTCCCTCGGCGACCACCTCGGGGCCGATCCCGTCACCCGGGATCACGGCCAGACGAATGCTGCGCGAAGCCATGGGCGCACTCTACTGCAAACGTCTCAGTGCTTGGGCTTCCGTCTCACATCACGGACAATCAGCGCGCGAGCCCGCAATCGCCGCACATGCCGCCACCAGGAACGCGGTAGTACAGGCAGCAGTTGTTCCGTACGTACCCGCGCGGCCCGAAGGACCCGGCCTCGGCGAGCGGCTCGCGCGCGAGCAGTTCCCGCACGATCGCGACCCGCCCCGGGTCGGCCGCCCCCACGTTCAGGCTCCCGGCGAGCGCCGAGGCCGCGTTGCCCCAGACCAGCCCGTCCGCGAGCTTGACGAAGCCCAGCATCGCCTCCCGCAGCGGGCGCAGCAGCCCGTCCACGACCATGGGATGGACGATCTCGACGGCCTCGCCCGCGTTCTCGACCCGCCACCCGCGGACCTCGGCGAGCCCCAGCATGATCGCCTCACCCGGCGCCCACCGCCACCGCACTTCCGAAAGATCGGGAACGACCCCGAGCGCCGCCGCGGCGACGACCGGCGACCAGATCCGCGCCGCGAGCCCCTGAAAGAGCAACGAGGCCGCCACGCGGACCTCATCGGTCCCGAGCCGCCCGGCATAGTCGCCGACGACTTCCCGAAGCCGGCCGGGACTCCCCGGAAACGCCCCCCAGGCAGAGTCTTCCGAGACCCCCTCGGCGGCGAGCTCGAAATAGGGCCCGAGCTCAGCGACGCGCCCCATCACACCAAGGACTTCGGTGCCGCTCACATCGCCCGTCACTCCCCCAGTCTCGCATCACCGCCCCACCCGCCCGCCGGCGAGCGCGCGTCGGCGCCTCCGGACGAGCGGGGCCGCGCCGACCAGCGGTTCAGCCGTCGCCGGCGGCTCGGCGGCCCGCATGCACCAGGACACCGATGTCGCCGACCCGGTCGAAGTGCTGAAGTTTGTCGGGGTTGACGATGGAGTGGATCGTCTGCACCCTGCCGTCGGCGATCTCCAGCCCTATCACCCCGACCAGCAGGTCCCGGACGTCGAACACCAGGGCGCCCGGCTGACCGTTGACCTCGGTGACGTGGAAGCGCACGCCGCCGGCACGGGCCAGCACGGGCACCACCGCCGCCAGGACGTGGGCCACGCGCCGCCGTCCGCCGACCGGCCGGCCCAGTGCCGGCACCTTGCCGCCACCGTCACCGTGCAGGGCCACATCCTGCGCCAGCAGCTCTTCGAACGCCCGCAGGTCACCCTGCTCGACGGCGGCGAAGAAGCGCTTGGCCAGCTGCCGCCGCTGCCGCCGAGTGGCGTGGTAGCGCGGCCGGTGCTCCTGGACGCGGAGGCGAGCCCGTGCCACCAGGTGCCGCGTGCCGTCCACGTCGGTGCCGATGATCTCGGCGACCTCGCCGTAGGGGTACTGGAACACCTCCCGCAGCAGGAACGCGGCCCGCTGCCGCGGCGACAGGCTCTCCAGCAGCACCAGGAAGGCCAGGGACAGCGAGTCGGCGGTCTCCGCCTGCTCGTCCGGGGACGGATCGGCGGCCAGCGGTTCCGGCAGCCATTCGCCGACGTACTGCTCCCGCCGTGCCCGCGCGGAGCGCAACTGGTCGATGGCGAGCCGGGTGACCAGCGTGGCGATGTACGCCCGCGGCGACTCGATCCGCTCGTCGCGCCGCAACGTCTGGTGCAGCCGCAGGAGCGCTTCCTGCACCACGTCCTCGGCTTCACTGACGCTGCCGAGCATCCGGTATGCGATGGCGAACGCCCGCGGTCGCAGCTCGTCATAGAGCTCGGTGGTGGACACGCCGACCTACCTCAACCCGTCGGTGAAACCCGTTCGCCACGTGGGGTACCGCGGCGCCCAGTCCAGTTCGCGCTTGGTCTTCTCGCTGGAGATGCCGCGGGCCCGCGTCATCAGGTCCACCGGCCCCTTGCCCGCCAGCAGGCGCACGAGCCAGGCGGGAACCCGGCGCGGCGGTTCGGCCCCGAGCGCGCGGGCCAGCTCCGGCAACCAGACGCGCACCGGCGCAGGCTCGTCATCGGCGACGTGGTAGATCCCGGGCCTGCCGCGTTCGATGGCGGCGACCGTGGCGGACGCGGCATCGGTGATGTGCACCAGCGACCACACCCCGCCACCGCCGCCGACGATCGGGAACTTCCGCCTGCCGATCTGCTCGGTCATCACGGCGTCCCGCGCGGCGCTGATGCCGGTCCCCGGCCCATAGAAGCCACCGTAGCGAAGCGCGATCCCGTCGGCCCAGGTGATACCGGTCACCGCCTCCTCCAGGTGGCGCAGCGCGGCAACCGACCTCTCGACGTCCGCGGGCGGGCTGGGCTCGATCCGGCCGTTCTCGTCGGCGACCGGCCCGCCGGTCCGCTCCATCCACATGGCGTTGCTCTGTGCCACGAACCTGCCGACGCCGGCGGCGCGCCCGGCGGCCAGCAGGTGGTCGGTGCCCTCGGTGCGCAGCCGGTCGGTGGCCGCCGCCATCCGCTTCACGTGCCGGAAGTCGGCCGGTCCCCCCAGCGCGGTGAGCTGATGGACGATCACCTCGGGCTCCGCCCTGGCCACCGCGTCGGCCACCGAGTCGGGGTCGAGCGCGTCGACGATCACCGGTTCGGCGCCCAGCGCCCGGAGCGCGGCGGTCTTGGCGGCCGAGCGGGTGGTGCCGACCACCTCGTGTCCGCGCGCCACCAGTTGGGGAACGAGATGGCCGCCGATCGCCCCCGACGCTCCGGCGATGAAGATCTTCATGACGTCTCCGTTCGTAGTACTCACGAACAGAAGACGAAACGGCCCCGCACCCCATGAACAGCAGTAACGCAGATCACACGTCCATGGCACCTCGGGCGCTGGCAGCACTCCGTCCGGCGGCCCCCACGGAGAGCCTGCTCCGCACCCACGCAAGGGCCTCAACGGCCGCGACTACGTCAGAACCAAGTCTGCGAAGCAGAGCCGAGCGAGACAGCACTACTCACCGACCCCGAGCCTTAGGACCGACAGGCCCAAAGGGCGACCCGAAGCCCAACGGACGCGCCCGCCTCAGCCGACGAAGCAACCGCCGACAACCTGAGAAGTGGCGATCGCGTCCGAAGGCAGGTTCGAGCGAAGCGAGAACCTGATCGCGCAGCGAGCCGCCAGGCGAGCCGGAGCGATGCCAGCGATCGCCCCAATTTTTCGACGATGGAGGGCCTTCAAGGCCCGAAGGAGGAGAAAAATTTAGTCAGCACGCCTATCCAGGGCCGTCTGCAGGGCGCGGGCGGCTTCTTCCTGGGCGTCTTCGGCGGGGGCGTTGTTCTGGGTGTCGTTCATGATGGGTTGCTCCGATCGCTGGGCTGGTGGCCAGAGGGGCCGCCGGTGGGCCGTGGTTCGCACGGTCCGGCGCGGCATCGGACTCACGGCCAGGCAGAGCCTCCGCAGCGGGAGCCGGCCTGCCGATGATCAGGCCCCGCTGCGGCAGCGAAGGATTACCACGAAGCGCCGCATGACTACTGCGAGGCTACCCCCGGTTCGGCGGGCTGTCCCGACCCGTGTCTCAAAATCTCGGCATATGAGATGGGCGGGCGTCCGGCACATGGCCGGACGCCCGCCCGAGGCTCAGCCGTCACGACGGCTGACCTGCACATTATTCTGAGGGGCAACCCCCAGACCCCCGACTACCCCGCGCATCATTCTGAGGGGCAACCCCCAGACCCGCGACTACCCCTCCAGGTCGACGCGGCGGCCCATGTCGGCGCCGACCTCGCGGGTGATGGCGTCGACGAGCTGGGGCGCGACGGCCGAGTCGACGGTGAGCGCGATGAGCGCCTTGCCGCCCTTGGCGTCGCGGCCGACCTGCATGCCGGCGATGTTGACCTGCTCGTCGCCGAGCAGCTTGCCGACCGCGCCGACGATGCCGGGGCGGTCGACGTAGGAGAAGAAGGCCATGTGCTCGGTCGGGACGAGCTCCATGTTGTAGCCGTTGATCTCGATGATCCGCTCAGCGTGCTTGGGGCCGGTGAGGGTGCCCGACACCGACACGACGGAGCCGTCGGCCATGGTGCCGCGCACCTGCACGACGTTGCGCCAGTCGGGGCTGTCCTCGCTGGTGGTGAGGGTGACCTCGACGCCGCGGTCGCGGGCGAGCAGCGGCGCGTTGACGAAGGTCACGGCCTCCTCGATGACGTCCACGAAGACGCCCTTGAGGGCGGCCAGCTCCAGCACCTTGACGTCGTGCTCGGCGATCTCGCCGCGGACCACCACGTCCAGCCGGACGGGGACGCCGCCGGCGAGGGCGGTGAAGATGCGGCCGAGCTTCTCGGCGAGCGGCAGGCCGGGCTTGACGTCCTCGGCGACGGCGCCGCCCTGCACGTTCACCGCGTCCGGGACGAACTCGCCGGACAGCGCGAGCTTCACGGAGCGGGCGACCTGGGTGCCCGCCTTCTCCTGCGCCTCGTGGGTGCTGGCGCCGAGGTGCGGGGTGACGACGACGCTGTCGTGGTGGAACAGCGGGCTCTCGGTGCACGGCTCGGTGCTGAACACGTCGATGCCGGCGCCGGCGACGCGGCCGTCCTTGAGCGCGAGGTCGAGGGCCGCCTCGTCGACGATGCCGCCGCGGGCGGCGTTGACGATGCGGACGGACGGCTTGACCTGCTGGAGCTCGCGGTCGCCGATGAGGCCGAGGGTCTCGGGCGTCTTCGGCAGGTGGACGGTGATGAAGTCGCTCTCGCGGAGCAGCTCGTCGATGGTGACGAGCTTCACACCGAGCTGCGCGGCGCGGGCGGCCTGCACGTAGGGGTCGAACGCGATCACGTTCATGTCGAAGGCGGCGAGGCGCTGGGCGACGAGGACGCCGATGCGGCCGAGGCCGAGGACGCCGACGGTCTTGCCCTGGAGCTCCACGCCGGTGTACTTGGAGCGCTTCCACTCGCCCTGCTTGAGCGCGGAGTGGCCCTGCGGCACGTTCCGGGCGACGGCCAGGAGCAGCGCGATCGCGTGCTCGGCGGCGGTGACGATGTTGGACGTGGGCGCGTTGACGACCATGACGCCGGCCTTGGTGGCGGCCTCCACGTCGACGTTGTCGAGGCCGACGCCGGCGCGGGCGACGACCCGGAGCCTCCTGGCGTGCTGGAACACCTCGGCGGTGACCTTGGTGGCGCTGCGGACGATCAGGGCGTCCACGTCGGCGACGGCGGGCAGCAGCTGGTCTTTGTCGCTGCCGTCGACGTGGCGGACGTCGTAGTCGGCCTCCAGGACGGCGAT encodes:
- a CDS encoding branched-chain amino acid aminotransferase — encoded protein: MSDTLEFEITRTERPTGADERARILAEPGFGRYFTDHMVTVRYSAERGWYDAKLEPYGPIPMDPASQVFHYAQELFEGLKAYRQPDGSIVTFRPYMNAARMNRSARRMAMPEIPEQLFVDAVELLVRTDKDWVPDTEGHSLYLRPFMIATTRALGVNSPAHEFLFMVIASPSGLYYPRGIKPVSVWLSQDYTRAAPGGTGEAKFGGNYAASFAGQAEAVAQGCDQVVWLDAVEHRWVEEVGSMNLMFVYGSGARARLLTPALTGTLLAGVTRDSMLKLAPDLGVPTEEGKISIDEWEAGCASGEITEVFGCGTAAIISPVGRVKGRDREWTIGDGEPGEISMRLRQELVGIQYGTRPDPYGWVHKIV
- the cimA gene encoding citramalate synthase — its product is MQGDAFHVYDTTLRDGSQQEGLNLSVPDKLAVARHLDDLGVGFIEGGWPGANPKDTEFFRRARTELDLRHAQLTAFGATRRAGVKAADDPQVAALRDSGASVVTLVAKSHDRHVELALRTTLEENLAMIRDTVSHLRAEGQRVFLDAEHFFDGHKANRAYALEAVRTAAEAGADVVALCDTNGGMLPDELAEVVHEVVGHGVRVGIHCHDDSGCAVANTLAAVRAGATHVQGCANGYGERSGNANLFTVVGNLQLKRGMSLVSDAQLAEMTRIAHAVSEVTNVAPSSQQPYVGVSAFAHKAGLHASAVKIDPDLYQHIDPAAVGNDMRMLVSSMAGRASVELKGRELGYDLSGEKAKAVVDRVKELESTGYTFEAADASFELLLREELTGVRQRHFEVESWRSIVERRPDGSMISEATVKLHAKGERIIATGEGNGPVNALDNALRIALGRLYPELARLELVDYKVRILEGAHGTDARTRVLVESGDGEREWGTVGVEDNVIAASWQALEEAVTYCLLRAGYEAG
- a CDS encoding GNAT family N-acetyltransferase, translated to MSTEITDNAEQGRYEIRLDGDLAGFAEYERGEGAVVFTHTEVDSAFEGKGVGSALARGALDDVRSQGLSVVPLCPFIKKWILRHPDYKDLVR
- a CDS encoding fumarylacetoacetate hydrolase family protein, giving the protein MRIARFSTDDGMSFGVVEENTVAVIAAHPFGELTFTGQRLPLADVRLLAPILPSKIIAIGKNYADHVREMGGDEPPAEPVLFSKPSTAVIGPEEAIAYPQKLSERVDYEGELAVVIGRMCREVPASRAAEVILGYTCANDVTARDLQAKDGQWTRAKGFDTFCPIGPWIETEIDPADLAISTTVNGEVRQEARTSLLLHDIPTLVQYVSQVMTLLPGDVILTGTPAGVGPLEIGDEVTVTVENIGSLTNRVIARD
- a CDS encoding tetratricopeptide repeat protein, with product MPIRPWSPEDLGRPTDGTWADVAFGLGETYEREGRLEQAAHWYRRAAESGSADAALRLGAVLGRMADAGADHAADELLAEATRWLSGAQDATTPDAIELITATLNRQMRQAARRGLEPAPAG
- a CDS encoding cellulose binding domain-containing protein, with protein sequence MSGEDSGYVPPDHKTTAEFGVTRKSAAPGEPARPGTAAVPAADDLVDDLFDGDVTTHDVPQMDGVAIQDLPADDPEDDLESTYQDGPGDEPEDDFDTTLRDGPAVAFQKQPPADTVDELDVTAFQPPVTFADIPMEQPSKPSKPTPAVPPQAAPAVPPPAQPAAFEQAANPAVVYAPPPAPYREPVPGPNLVPEQMQPSEQAPPAQVAAQAAAAPMPAEAPWTEQFASGDETVNQSESGPAFAYGTPGAQPPAQSTMPPHHGASAPPMPPPAMASPSGGLPGGPGGGQPPSRSRRPMVLLLLIALVVVLVLIGVVVLMLGSGSETKGKAADQKSPAASTPATPGGTGPASPGTPSPGGGAPATPPQSGAPTNQPGGQQPGGQPAAPPPVTTAPIGPLVQGKGITYQLVQQDSGYFEGKMVITNRTRKPLKAWKLTFKSPGADVKNIWGARLVHGGSTVEIRNLDGVPPIQPGATWDVQFGAAGTAATPKSCELNGRACGF
- a CDS encoding cold-shock protein, producing the protein MSGEPVRGTVASWDDEAGWGVLVSPDVPGEVWAHFSVVRAEPGAFASLDPGEGVLFTWEEAEQDGYAYRALDVRSAGRG